In Rutidosis leptorrhynchoides isolate AG116_Rl617_1_P2 chromosome 6, CSIRO_AGI_Rlap_v1, whole genome shotgun sequence, the DNA window acttatagataaatttatattatCATAGTAATCTaccaattttaataaatatatttaaatatatagacTTAAAGATAGATTGTTATATCAACATTCATAGCATATTACCGTTTATAATTGGGTAGTGATATATCCAACACATTTTTTGATATATCCACCACAAATATGCAATAACAGTTTGTACAGTACAACTCACTAATACATAATCTGTGGTGGATGTATCAAAAAATATTTTGGATATATCATCACCCATAATTGGGTAATTAAGTAGATATAATCATAAAACTAAAGAATTGGTATAGTTGACTATTGTAGTTGATCATCTTTCATCATTAAGCTATTAGCATAATGAAAATGTAAATAGTGAAATAATAGTATTATCTATGACATGAATTAAATTTGTTAAATGTTTATTAAGCTAATTAGTTTCTTtcatttttcattttattaaatatctaactttttttttttttttttttttttttttttttttttttttttttttttttttgaaaggcaactcacacacccacctaaatctaactcgaatatatacatcacgaattgtcctaagcaggactcgaaccctcaacctcaaggttgtaagggtgacctcgataccatcaagccattggctctttggtaAATAGATAACTTTTAACCTTTCACTTTTTCTATAATAAATAGATAAGTTTCAAGCCTTTCATTtttcttataataaatatattatttttaatcttttcatTTTCTTATATTAAATAGCTAACTACTTTGATACATTGTTATCTATAAATACCCATTTTCATTTGTGAAATACTCATTTTTCATTTCAAAGTTAGTCATACTTTGCAATTGAAGTAATTCATAGAGTTTTATAGACGTTAgttattcatcatcatcgtcatcatgaaTGATTTGTTCTTTCAATGTCAAACATCCATCCATCacattagcattatatatatatatatatatatatatatatatatatatatatatatatatatatatatatatatatatatatatatatatatatatatatatatcatttagatGTAATTGGTGTGGAATGAATTTTTATCTTATTTTACCTAATTTTTATCTTCTTTGATAATTGTTTATAATTCACTTAAAGATGTACATTTGATTTGTgtgtagttttattaatatatgtatatatgagggCACTTTCTTTGATAGTTGTTTTTATCTTTTTTGATGGTTGCCAACTCTTGCTCACTAACGATTCGATAcataaattttaaaatattaaaatttagagcaagccgtgcaacgcacgggcattgccCACTAGTATTTCTAAACGATGATTTCCCTTGGCAATTAAGGTTTCATTAATACTCCgtataaatgataaataaataaatataaaatgttCACATATTTCTTAACGATGATTTCGGTTAGCAATTAAGTCTCTTTCCACTAATAAGTTACGGAGTATTTTTCCAAAATATCATACACCCTTATTATTTTGTTTTATCGAATGAATTGCTTGTGAGTTGACTTTAAGAAGTACCATGTCATCAATCTTTCTTTCATTTTTGAAATGCTTGCAAACTAAACAATGCTATTATGATTTCATTACACATGTTACCTTAGTTAGATACAATTATAATAGAGATACGTAAATAAATTAAAGATCAGGTAATACAATTCACATACATTTTAAAATGTTACTTATGAGTTGCACCAACTTGTAGACCGGAGCCTTTGAACTTGTCTTGGGTGATTCTGTCGATTCCGTCCCTCATCTCCTCAAGTAAGTGGTTTTCCCAATCTCCAACTTCACCtcgcagaaagaaaaaaaatgcttGTTTTCTAGCTCAAAATCAGAGTCGGGCCGACTAATTCTGACCGAAAACGGAGGAGTTGGATTTGGTGTTAAATGGACGAGTTGGATTTTATCATGTTTAAAGTCGGCTTCCATCTCCGTCCTTGTCAATGACTCTTCTACAAAGGAATTCAAACTTGGAAGAGGGGTACGACATGGTGATCCTCTTTCGCCTTTTCTATTTATTATTGCGGCGGAAGGTCTTAATGGCTAACGAAATCCGCGGTGTCGAATAAATTTTTTTGTGGGGTGGAAATCGGGAGGTACAAAATTCATATTTCTCACCTCCAATACGCGGATTATACCATCTTCTTTGGTAAATGGAGTTTGGAAAACATTGATAATCTTATGAAATTATTAAAATGTTTCGAGCAAAGTTCCGGATTAAAAGTTAACTATAATAAAAGCAATCTTTTTTGGTGTGGGCGTCGACAGAAAAGATGTGGAAGAGATGGCCAACATATTCGGGTGTAAGGTTGGCTCCTTTCCGTTAATCTACCTCGGGTTAGCAATTGGTGCAAAGATGAGTAAAATGTCAAGTTGAAAACCGGTTGTTGACAAATTTGAAAAACGGTTATCGAATTGGAAAGCACGTGCGATGTCATTCGATGGACAGAATTCAGTTCTAAATAGTTTACCGTTGTATTACTTTTCACTCTTCCGTGCCTCACCTAGCGTGCTCAAAAAACTCGAGTGTGTaagatgtaattttttttttttggtgtggGTCCAGTGACGAGTCAAAAATcgcatgggttaaatgggatgatGTCATCCGTCCGTGGGCGGATGGCGGACTAAATTTGGGTACTCTTGATTTCAAAAATCTAGCAGTAATCGGCAAGTGGTGATGAAGGTTTAAAACCGAGACTACTTGCTTGTGAGTTAATGTTATCAAATGCATTTATGGGAACCCCTAAAGGGGTGGTTGAGTGGTTAGGTGCTTGAGAATCTCCAAAAGGGACCCAAGTTCAATCCCCGCCCACACTTTGGGACATTTGTCTTTCGAAAAGCATTTATGGAGCTTCGAGTTCACTTAATTCGAGTGGGATTATTTCTAATTCGGTTTCTAATACTACATGGAGCAGTATTGTTAAAACAAGTTATGAGAttgactactactactactaccagTTGTTGCATACTCATATACAATTATCTCACTTCCAAGTGAAAAGCACAGCTCAATAGGCTCACATAAGAATAAAGTGAATAAATTTTCCAACCTTATAACACCAGGTATGCCCACCATAACCATGCAGCACACTCACCTAAGTGTAACAGTTACATACTCGTTCATAATCACTCTTACCCGCAAAACAAAAAACTAACTAGTTTAGCCACCCATTAAAAAAAGCCAACTGTTGAAAAAGGTATCAACATCAAATCAATGAAAATTGTCACCAAGAACATGCAGAGATATCAACAACAGCACTAGCATAATAGACCTGGATATCAACAACAGCACTAGCATAATAGACAATAGACCTGCCCTGTTGATTCATGATAACTAATACTAACAGGGGTTCAAAATCGCATATCCATATAAAGGATTGGGGGGATGATTAATCTTCTAACCCATAAAGTGCACCACTTTTGTTCCTCCTTGTTTCTTCTTTGGTTTTACATTCGGTTGATTAGAAGCGGTACCATCTTTAAATGAAGTCATCCTCAAGATCACCACCACTTGCAAACTTCGTCACCTGCCCTCTCGCCATTCTTTCTATTCCACTTGCTGTAATCCACACAAACACATACAAACATAAGTGACTTAGTTTTTCGCTAAACAAATTAATCGCAATAATACAGTCATGGTTGCAAATGGTGATTGGTGGCGGTTTGGTACTAGCCCGTCCAATTTCACTCAAAAAAATCTAATTAGTCGGTGAACGTTAAAAAAATTGGTCAACGTCAGGAAAAAGTCGAGTCAAAGGTCAACGCTGGTAAAAAGTAGACTTTTTGTCTCACTTTGTTTTAGTGTAACGAAAAACCCAAGCCCATTTAACAATTAGCTGGAAAAAACACTCTAACTTATATAGCATCTCTTACGAATTTATGAATAAATACCCTATAATAGTAGAAACATTATGAAAAAACCTATAAAAATGACACATATGAGAAGCAAAATATAATGGGAATCACATTTTCTTCTTACTTTCGGTAGTGTTCTGCCTGCCTTTCACTTCAAGACGTGCTGTCTGAGCAACAGTCGAAGTTTGTGGAGTCTGCATGTGATGTCTTTTATCAATGTTTCGCGCACGAGTGCCTTGGAGATCAAAACGTACTCTTTGAGCAGCAGTCCTCAAAGGTTTTTCAGTCTGTTTCAAGTTCTGGTGAATGTTTCTGTTAATGGTTCGAGCAGGAGTGCCTTGGACATCAACACGCACTCCGTGAGCAACAACCCCCCTTGAAGTTTTTGGAGTCTTTGTCAGGTATTGGTGATTTTTTTTATCAGTAGTTCGAGCAGGATGCTTCGTGTACCTAGATAAACAAATATTAGAGTAAGCCagactataaatataaataaataccaAGTATCATTCTAAAAATTGGGGTCCATTGAGTCAATCATTTGGGTCTCGAGAAAACAAAAAAGAGAATGGGTCCAACATGGACCCACTTTAGTCTATCAATATATTAAAAGGTTCATCTAGACCCGTTAAAACCCATTTCAATAATGAAAAAGCTAAAAACAATTGGGTGGGGGTTGGTAACATGTAATAGTAGGTCTAGATCAAAACGGGCAGTTTCTTGTAAGGAGTTTATCGGGTTGAGTTGAGTTGACCCAAAACACTTTTTTGCCaacaatattaatttttaatatcatataattaaaatatatatatatatatatatatatatatatatatatatatatatatatatatatatatatatattatgcttACCTTGCCACCCTGTATTTGTTCATCAAAGCTTCTTTTTCACTTTGAGCTTCTTTTAGTCTCTCATATGTTTTTTTTAACTCATTCTTGGTCTCTTCGAGCTCATTCTTCGTTTGACTCAAGTTAAATTGCAGCAATTCGTTGAATTCTAGTAGTTGAAGATTTACTTTTTCGAACACTTCATTCCCTCCCGTCTTTGGTCTTCTTGAACATGTATCCGGAGGACACTCACACTTATCAGAACAATCGACACCAGCTCTCGAACAAGGACAGCGCAAGCAAGCGCCTCTTCTTTTGCACTTGCATCCGTCTATGATCTGCTTATTtcagaaaataaaagaaaataaaattagtttgaaaatatatatgttttagaAAATATAAACAGCTAAACCCGTTCCTTTACCTTGGTATGCTTTCGTTTTCGTGACGATGATCCTGAGCTAACATAATCTTTTATTTTTACAAGTCATTTCAACAGCTTTAAGTCAAGATTTTCCTGCAATAATGTTGAAAAACAGCATCAACAATAGCAATATTTCTCTTCACATTGACCATGTAAAAACAGATAAGCTACAAATGGTAATCCTGACTTGGTCTTGTGACATGAACAAAGTGCCAAAACGAATTATTAACCCATATGAAATCAAAAGCTATTTAACAGATTACCATACTAATAACATTCCCATATATAATTTTTGCCTTTTGAATTCCACCTAACCTTCGTAAGATAACAAACAAGTACCAGGGGGTAATGTTGAACCAAATGAAATATAGATCAAATAGATTATATGATTACACAACCAAATCCAATAATTACTTCCAATATGTCTATTGTGCCCATTTTAACACATCAATTCCAAAAACAACAATAGTAACAGCATTTCATAACAGCGGAGTATATGGATCAAAATTGGGCTTATATTCATGCAGCAACAGTAGAATGCATATTAAATAactacaacaacagcaacaacaataacaacagtggTTATATATTCAAACAATACAAGATCAAATTAGAAATGATGTAACTACCAATTTTGTGCAATTAACTAAACAAATAATGAAATATGAACAAATTAATAATTGACTTGCAACTCTAATTATCCGTCAATACTTAACTGGTAGAAATACACCAAATAACATCCAAACCCTAACAAAATGAAAACCCTAACTAAGCGAACACTAAGCGAACAGAGACGTAATTGCATATGCACAAATATTACGAACGAAATAATTAATTGAGCATTGGAACAAAATTAATAATGAAATAATGAGTCTACCTGCTTGTATTATTTTTTGATTTGAACACGATATAGATGAAGGATGATTTGAAGAGCGATATTTGCTTCCGGTCCTCGTGTACAGATTCGTCGATGATATATTTCTTTTAATCGAATTGTTTCTACTTCGTCACCTACAAGTGTGACTGGTGGTGGGATGTGGTGGCGATGGCTAGAGGTTGCAGCGATAGTCTCATGGATGGTAGTTGAAGGTATGCGATGGTGGTAATGTAAGGTAAGTTAGGGGTGTGGTAGGGTTGGTGAATGGAAGGATCTGGATAGTCTGGAGCTTTACATGAATACTTTGGGAATAAATAACTCGAGGAAGAGAAGTCCAAAATGCCCCTATGAAATATGGATTAAAAAAATCTCAGGAGTAATCCAATGTGTtcaaatgatatataaataaacAAGCATATAGGTCAGCGCGCTTCGCAGCGCGAAAGTTCATCTTCTATCAATACCATAAAAGATTTATAACTATTTGAAATACCAATACTCTATTGTAGATGCTAATTAAAAAGTGTTTCAATTGAATTTGGCGAATTTGACACATGTAGATGTCAACAACAATATTAACATTTCCATAATTTGTCTCGGTCGTGAACCCGTGATGATTCCATTTGCATCCAGACGTTGTCTTGCATACGTACGTGTCTTTTCCAAATACCATGTACTGCAAGATGTTTGCGCATTCTTTTTTCACTTTAGGCCAACAGCTTGTAAAACATAGTAGCATTCAAGTTACATctgttaaaataaaagcatatggggcattaatataacatacaacataaagtataataatatataaatgatcATAGAAAAAATAACCTAATAATATATAACCTATAAATATAAACTGAACACAAATAGAAAAATATCATTTAATTTATAATAGGAGCAAAAAGTAGGCTAACGTAATTCAGTTGCATCTCAAACATTTCCttataaaaactaaattaactaaaaccTAACTTGAAAAAAGCATATTGTTCAGCAAATCAAGCCTCGGTCTTCCACTAAAGTAGTGAGATACCTCGCCCATTGACTGTCAATATTGAGTTTGGATTAACCTCAAATTAAATCGGATGGTATAAGATTAATCActttatcaaattaatcttaaaagcATTAAAAACAAAGTTTCAAAAATGCAGGTACCTTTTTTTTAACTATACTCTACGAATGCACTAAACAAACCAAAGGCAACAATCAGTGATAATAGATAACAAACCTCCATATTTCCGTAAAAGAGAAGAAACCTTCAACCCACAACTAAACTCCTACAACAATCCGCAATCTATGACTGGCCTTTAGAAGCTGAAAACACAAACTGCAAGAATTTGAATAAATGACAAAGTTGATCAGAAAAATGCAAGGATGTTATTATAACGTGCATATGTTATTATAAGAACCTATATCATCTTGATCACGTAATTGTTACTAAACTTGGTTAGCAAGcaataatagaaatagaaattaACATATAATGAGAAAATTCGAAGGAAAATGTACCAATCATACCATCATCCAACCGAACCTTTCGCACCATCAGAGCAGTTAGTACAACAATGAAACGACGATAATTTTTGTAAACAAAATGAAGGCAAAAGGGTTAGCGATTGCAAGGATGTCCTCATCAGATAATGTATAGTGTAATGTTAGTATTAGTTAATTAACTAAAACTTAATACTAATATAAGAGAAAGTAGCCTGCACAAATGGAAGGCAAAAATTACATGACACAGACTAATTCCTTTCATGAATTAATGTATAGCAAAGCAAATGAGCCCAATACCATTTCATAACAGTCACCATAACACCTTTCTAAATAAGACTTGCCAACATAAAGAAATAACTTTTGCTGAaaccatcaaaaaaaaaaaaaaatcacacaacACATCCACAAATTTAAAGAacatattatcattatctataaaatGAATCGATTTTAATcacaacacaaatatatatatgcACTTttaacaacatcagaaataaaaataaatacaatgcATCAAcatcaagtatatatatacatagctACTGACTATAATAATAAACaaaatatgtatattatatagaaatgcgtatattatatatatgcataaaagatTGATTCAATACCTGCCCTGACGTCATCAAAAGGCTTCTCATCCCTCAAAACTACATTAAATTGTTTAACTCTTTGTTGATAACTTGATATATACGTACAACAATGTCAGCGTGATCATTAGGTGTTTAAGTAGGATAATCAGAGAGGAATGAAGCTAATGTTTATCCATTAAAGTTATGATAACACTTAACAAACTCTACTGACTTGATCCGGGCTAACGAATGAGGGAGCCTAATCACCTTCTCCGCTGGAATTCGAGCAGGTTTGTAACTAAGTTCTTCAAGTATTTCCTCAATCTATAGGAACAGCAAGTCCAAAGTCACAACATTTCATTTCCCATATTGTAACCGAAAAAGACATAATATAGTTCCTCAATCTTTTGGGTATTCATTATATAGTCAATGTCCAAAATAACAATGACTGATTGTAATGTGAAGCACAAAACAACATTCAAACAGACAGCATTTGGGAAAAGGGTTCTCTATACAGCCATACCCACGATCTGACGATCGTCGTTGGAACAAAACCATTCGGAGTAAAGAGGTGCGCAGAAAAGCAAGGGAAGCACACAATTCATAACAACCACATACAGATGTTTTTAACTCCAAACCGAGAAGTCTAAAAATACGTAAATGCAAtggcaaaagaaaaaaaaaagaaaatcctACACAAATGACACCATGTCTGATCGATAAGGATGCGCGAGAGTGTGTAAAATTTATAACTGAAATTACCTGAAAGCAGCAGAAACGATTCGCACACACAAAAATTGAAAGACGACAACAGCTAATGGTACACTAAAAACACGCACAAAGAATCGCATAATTAGAGCAAAACCTAAAAAATAACAAACCAACTAATCACAAAAGGCCTAAGAAGAAAAATATCGATGAAGATGAAGGAATCAGGGGAAAAAATCGCACAGCAGCCGGATTTTTTTCCTATTAAAACACCCTCAACACAGACACACACATACGCAGAAAAATCAAATAGAAACCGAGGAAAAAGTATTTCGAACCTTTAACTTTCACAATCTGATGAAACCCTAATTTTTTCGTAACTTCGCAAACCTCCGAAGCCTGATGAAACCCTAGCTTTTCAAACTGggtaaaccctaattttcaaatgGAGGGCGCCTGAAGAAGACAAAAATGGCGGTGTATAGATGTAATTAGGGTTTGTAGTCGATGAAATGGGATGAGGTGAATGGAAATACGGTGGAAAAAATTGGAGTGGGTGTGAATGGATGAAATTAGGGATTGAAGGGTGCTGGAAAGTAGAAGGTTCCAGTGACTAAATATCCGAGGGTAATAATAGGCAGAATGACTAAAATGTCCTTTAAGAATAAAATAAACGAGTCTACAGTAAATTTATGGGTATCCACACAcatctattttaaccttttactcttctaataatactcaattggtgtgtgaggatcaaaaaagtatgtgtgagaatcatcccctaaatttatattctctaataaaataaaataatataataataataataataataataattaaatactttTATGAACATGTGCGTTACATGTATGAATCAGTATACGATTACGCATAGGTGTCTTCGAACATAGGCAAGATAATCAACCGTTTAGGGCTTAAAAATTTAAAAGGACCCAAaattttgaatatataaatatatttctcAATATATacttaattaaatcaaataaaaaattgtcaattaaaAAAGTCAATATTGTGAATTATTACTCTATATGTTTACTTACATTCTAATACATATCCCGCAAAACAGTCTCCGGTAACCTCAAAAACAGTCTCTGGTGACATTCAAACTCGTCCTCACCACCGGTAATCATCATCTTATCCGGCTAGGCTCCTGGCCGAcgataaaatgtcccgttcatattaattataaacgtttcatattaattgatttctttgcgaggttttgacctctatatgagacgttttcaaagcttgcattcattttaaaataaccataacctttattattgaataaaggtttaaaagcataagttttgattgtcgatcaaagacaatctcctcaaaatacatgtattttacacacaccattacatacttgtcaacaatatattacaaatacaattcccgaatgaaagtttatttatttagaaaagcatgatgactccaaatcttgacgttgagtaaacatgcaacagcggaagctttctaataatcacctgagaataaacatgcttaaaaagtaaacaaaattgttggtgagtcataggtttag includes these proteins:
- the LOC139851448 gene encoding uncharacterized protein — protein: MNKYRVARYTKHPARTTDKKNHQYLTKTPKTSRGVVAHGVRVDVQGTPARTINRNIHQNLKQTEKPLRTAAQRVRFDLQGTRARNIDKRHHMQTPQTSTVAQTARLEVKGRQNTTETSGIERMARGQVTKFASGGDLEDDFI